From a region of the Sporosarcina ureilytica genome:
- the purE gene encoding 5-(carboxyamino)imidazole ribonucleotide mutase: protein MEPKVGVIMGSKSDWETMKHACDMLEELEVPYEKKVVSAHRTPDFMFEYAEQAEARGIKVIIAGAGGAAHLPGMVASKTLLPVIGVPIQSRALSGKDSLLSIVQMPGGVPVATMAIGKAGATNAGIFAAQLLGITDTSLSKRIEQHRNHMRQSALESSSELR, encoded by the coding sequence GTGGAACCAAAAGTTGGCGTCATTATGGGCAGTAAAAGTGATTGGGAAACGATGAAACATGCTTGTGACATGTTAGAAGAACTTGAAGTACCGTATGAAAAGAAAGTTGTGTCGGCGCATCGAACGCCAGACTTTATGTTTGAGTACGCAGAGCAGGCAGAGGCCCGGGGTATAAAAGTCATTATCGCAGGTGCTGGAGGAGCAGCGCACCTTCCAGGAATGGTTGCATCGAAAACTTTACTTCCGGTGATTGGTGTTCCGATACAATCACGGGCTTTAAGCGGAAAGGATTCCCTTTTATCGATTGTGCAAATGCCTGGCGGAGTACCAGTTGCGACAATGGCCATTGGTAAAGCGGGCGCAACAAATGCAGGGATTTTTGCAGCACAACTACTAGGGATAACAGATACGTCGTTATCGAAACGCATTGAACAACATAGAAATCACATGCGTCAAAGCGCATTAGAAAGTAGTAGTGAGTTACGATGA
- the purL gene encoding phosphoribosylformylglycinamidine synthase subunit PurL, translating into MKTMEPNAQQVKDEKLYRQMGMTDEEFERAEKSLGRLPNYTETGLFSALWSEHCSYKSSKPVLKKFPTTGERVLQGPGEGAGIVDIGDNQAAVFKMESHNSPSAIEPFIGAATGAGGVLRDVFSMGARPVALVNSLRFGDLTKARDRFLFEEAVAGIASYGNGIGIPTIAGEAQFDNCYSTRPLVNAMAVGLLNHEDIQKGIAAGVGNTVMYAGAKTGRDGIHGATMSSAELTVEEDAEFPVMQAGDPFLEKLVMDACLELAKSDALIGMQDMGAAGLSSASAEMASSAGYGVELNLNLVPQREEGMTAYEMMLSESQERMLFVVKKGREQEVIDLFEKYGVECVAIGRVTDDKMLRLLHKGEIVAEVPADALAEDAPVYYKESEEPAYFKEYQAMEKTEPVVSNYKETLKALLARPTIASKKWVYEQFDSHARRNTVVAPGSSAGIIRVEGTNKGLAMTSDCNARYVYLDPETGGQIAVAEAARNLVCSGAEPIALTDCLNFGNPDKPEVFWQFEKAADGISAACLALNSPVISGNVSMSNEVNGVAIYPTPTIGMVGLVHDLSHVTTTPFKQAGDRIYLIGEAGLDFGGSELQQMTDGEISGQAPAMDLEVEAARQKALLTAIQEGLVASATDLAEGGFAVALCEKAFGPTKLGAEVTISGSAITALFSETQSRFLVSVKEENVNAFEEVVKDAVEIGVVTNDEKLTIHGDDNEVFIEGTVEEFQSIWEGALQCLLNSEG; encoded by the coding sequence ATGAAAACAATGGAGCCGAACGCACAACAAGTTAAAGATGAAAAACTATATCGTCAAATGGGCATGACGGATGAAGAATTTGAACGTGCTGAGAAAAGTTTGGGACGACTGCCAAACTATACTGAAACCGGTTTGTTTTCTGCTCTATGGTCAGAGCACTGTTCATATAAAAGTTCAAAGCCCGTCCTTAAGAAATTCCCGACAACAGGGGAACGCGTATTGCAAGGACCTGGTGAAGGTGCGGGAATCGTTGACATTGGTGATAACCAAGCAGCTGTATTTAAAATGGAATCGCATAACTCACCTTCTGCCATTGAACCGTTTATTGGTGCAGCAACAGGTGCGGGTGGCGTTTTACGAGATGTGTTTTCGATGGGGGCACGTCCGGTAGCCCTAGTGAATTCATTGCGCTTTGGTGATTTAACGAAAGCACGGGATCGCTTTTTATTCGAGGAGGCAGTCGCTGGAATTGCAAGTTACGGAAACGGAATCGGCATTCCAACAATTGCTGGAGAAGCGCAGTTTGATAACTGTTATTCGACACGTCCACTAGTCAATGCAATGGCAGTTGGGTTATTGAACCATGAAGACATTCAAAAAGGGATTGCCGCTGGTGTTGGCAATACAGTCATGTATGCAGGCGCTAAAACAGGAAGAGACGGCATTCACGGAGCGACGATGTCTTCTGCGGAATTAACAGTCGAAGAAGATGCTGAGTTTCCGGTTATGCAAGCAGGTGACCCGTTTTTAGAGAAACTGGTGATGGACGCATGTCTTGAACTAGCGAAATCAGATGCACTGATCGGTATGCAAGATATGGGCGCGGCTGGACTTTCTTCCGCATCCGCTGAAATGGCATCAAGTGCAGGATACGGCGTTGAATTAAACTTAAACCTTGTTCCGCAACGTGAAGAGGGAATGACGGCTTATGAAATGATGCTGTCGGAATCTCAAGAGCGTATGCTGTTTGTTGTGAAAAAAGGACGCGAACAAGAAGTGATTGATCTTTTCGAGAAGTATGGCGTTGAATGTGTGGCAATCGGACGAGTAACAGATGATAAGATGCTTCGTTTGCTTCATAAAGGCGAAATTGTTGCTGAAGTTCCAGCAGATGCGTTGGCTGAGGATGCGCCAGTTTATTATAAAGAATCAGAAGAACCGGCGTATTTTAAAGAATATCAAGCGATGGAAAAGACAGAACCGGTTGTATCAAATTATAAAGAAACATTAAAAGCATTACTTGCTAGACCAACCATCGCATCGAAAAAATGGGTGTATGAGCAATTTGATTCGCATGCGCGTCGTAATACAGTTGTGGCGCCAGGTTCTTCTGCGGGGATCATTCGTGTAGAAGGTACGAATAAAGGCCTTGCCATGACATCGGATTGTAATGCGCGTTACGTGTATCTTGACCCTGAAACAGGTGGACAAATCGCGGTCGCTGAGGCGGCACGTAACCTTGTTTGTTCAGGTGCAGAACCAATCGCACTTACGGATTGCTTGAACTTTGGAAATCCGGATAAGCCGGAAGTGTTTTGGCAATTTGAAAAGGCGGCGGATGGGATTTCTGCAGCTTGCTTAGCACTTAATTCGCCAGTTATCAGTGGGAACGTTTCAATGTCGAATGAAGTGAACGGCGTTGCGATTTATCCAACACCGACAATCGGTATGGTTGGGCTTGTTCACGACTTATCACATGTGACAACGACGCCATTTAAACAAGCAGGTGATCGCATTTACTTGATTGGTGAAGCAGGCCTAGACTTTGGCGGTAGTGAGTTACAGCAAATGACGGATGGTGAAATTTCTGGACAAGCACCGGCAATGGATTTAGAAGTTGAAGCCGCTCGTCAAAAAGCTTTATTAACAGCGATTCAAGAAGGGCTTGTTGCGTCTGCGACAGACTTAGCAGAAGGCGGTTTCGCTGTGGCACTTTGTGAGAAGGCGTTCGGGCCAACAAAGCTTGGTGCTGAAGTAACGATTTCAGGCTCGGCAATCACTGCTTTATTCAGTGAGACACAATCGCGTTTCCTAGTGTCTGTGAAAGAAGAGAACGTTAATGCATTTGAAGAAGTCGTCAAAGATGCGGTGGAGATTGGTGTTGTTACGAACGATGAAAAGTTAACAATTCACGGAGATGACAACGAAGTGTTCATCGAAGGAACTGTTGAAGAATTTCAATCGATTTGGGAAGGGGCTCTCCAATGCTTGCTGAACTCAGAGGGATAA
- the guaA gene encoding glutamine-hydrolyzing GMP synthase, giving the protein MSTAPLLIEQEKIVIIDYGSTYNQLLTRTIRELGVYSELHPHTITAEELKQMNATGIILSGGPLSVNGEDAYGIDPNIFSTGIPLLGICYGTQLIVNHFGGTIEFSPDRSYKESVVTIDTSRKLFQGQAEKQTVWQSVGDTITEIPEGFDSLATTEENEVIAFGDDARQVYGIMFHPEVEQSVNGQDFLKHFIFEVCGVESEWTMASFAEIEIEKIRATVGDKKVLCALSGGVDSSVVAALIHRAIGDQLTCMFVDHGLLRKGEAESVVETFADKFNMNFIKIDAQDRFLNKLEGVSDPEEKRKIIGNEFIYVFDDEATKLEGIDFLAQGTLYTDILESGTLTSQTIKSHHNVGGLPEDMEFQLIEPLGALFKDEVRALGTELGLPDEIVWRQPFPGPGLGIRVLGEVTREKLEMVRESDAILREEIQKAGLERDIWQYFTVLPNIQSVGVKNDQRTYDYAIGIRAVTSVDGTTSDWAKIPWDVLEKISARITSEVQNINRVLFDVTSKPPSTIEWE; this is encoded by the coding sequence GTGTCAACCGCTCCTTTATTAATTGAACAAGAAAAGATTGTCATTATTGATTATGGAAGTACGTACAACCAACTTCTTACAAGAACGATTCGTGAACTTGGTGTGTATAGTGAACTTCATCCACATACGATCACGGCCGAAGAACTAAAGCAGATGAACGCGACTGGCATTATTTTGTCAGGAGGGCCTCTGTCAGTCAATGGAGAAGATGCTTACGGCATTGACCCGAATATTTTCTCGACAGGAATCCCGTTACTGGGCATTTGCTATGGTACACAATTAATTGTGAATCATTTTGGTGGGACGATAGAATTCTCCCCGGACCGTTCATATAAGGAGTCGGTAGTCACAATCGACACTTCGCGTAAACTGTTTCAGGGACAAGCTGAAAAGCAAACAGTGTGGCAAAGTGTTGGTGATACAATTACTGAAATACCTGAAGGATTCGATTCACTCGCGACAACAGAGGAAAATGAAGTCATTGCATTCGGTGATGATGCCCGTCAAGTGTATGGCATTATGTTCCATCCGGAAGTTGAGCAATCTGTAAATGGCCAAGACTTCTTGAAACACTTTATTTTTGAAGTGTGCGGAGTGGAAAGCGAATGGACGATGGCTAGTTTTGCTGAAATCGAGATTGAAAAAATCCGTGCTACAGTTGGCGATAAGAAAGTTCTATGTGCGCTAAGCGGTGGCGTTGACTCTTCAGTAGTTGCTGCACTCATCCACCGTGCGATTGGTGACCAGTTAACATGTATGTTTGTTGACCATGGACTCCTTCGAAAAGGTGAAGCGGAAAGTGTTGTTGAAACATTTGCTGACAAGTTTAATATGAACTTTATTAAAATCGATGCACAAGATCGTTTCTTAAATAAGCTGGAAGGTGTTTCCGATCCAGAAGAGAAACGCAAAATTATCGGGAATGAGTTCATTTACGTGTTTGATGATGAAGCTACAAAGCTAGAAGGTATTGACTTTTTAGCGCAAGGTACCCTTTATACAGATATTCTTGAAAGTGGAACATTAACTTCTCAAACGATTAAATCGCATCACAACGTTGGCGGGCTTCCAGAAGATATGGAGTTCCAATTAATTGAACCACTCGGCGCTCTATTCAAAGACGAAGTTCGTGCGCTAGGAACGGAATTAGGTTTACCTGACGAAATCGTTTGGCGTCAACCTTTCCCAGGACCAGGACTCGGTATTCGTGTACTTGGAGAAGTGACGAGAGAAAAGCTAGAAATGGTTCGAGAATCCGACGCGATTTTACGTGAGGAGATTCAAAAAGCAGGTCTAGAACGTGATATTTGGCAATATTTCACCGTGTTACCGAACATTCAAAGTGTTGGTGTGAAAAACGACCAAAGAACTTACGATTATGCAATTGGCATTCGTGCGGTAACATCTGTTGACGGCACAACATCCGACTGGGCAAAAATCCCATGGGATGTGCTTGAGAAAATTAGTGCTCGAATTACTTCTGAGGTACAGAACATTAACCGTGTACTCTTTGATGTGACGAGCAAGCCACCATCCACAATTGAGTGGGAATAA
- a CDS encoding NCS2 family permease codes for MRKYFQFEELGTNYRKEIIGGLTTFLAMAYILVVNPLMLSLDGVEGIPDAMRMDKGAVFVATALAAAVGSLFMGFIARYPIALAPGMGLNAFFAFTVVLGYGVPWPTALTGVLFSGLIFIVLSLTGLRETIINAIPAQLKYAVGAGIGLFITFLGFQNANIIVGDPNTLVALGDLTQGTTLLAIFGLVITVIMMVRKINGAIFYGMIATTVLGMIVGLIGLPEKVVSGIPSVAPTFGAAFEAIFQDPSSLFTAQFLVIVITFLFVDFFDTAGTLVAVANQAGLMKDDKLPRAGKALLSDSLATVTGAVFGTSTTTSYIESSSGVAAGARTGFASVVTGCLFLLALFFSPLLMVVTSEVTAPALIIVGVLMVSSLGNIEWKSFEIAVPAFFTIISMPLSYSIATGIAIGFIFYPITMILSGRRNEVHPIMYGLWVIFILYFIFIK; via the coding sequence ATGAGAAAGTATTTTCAATTTGAAGAGTTAGGTACAAATTATCGCAAGGAAATCATCGGTGGACTCACAACCTTTTTGGCGATGGCCTATATTTTAGTTGTTAACCCACTCATGTTGTCATTAGATGGCGTGGAAGGTATTCCGGACGCAATGCGGATGGATAAAGGGGCAGTATTTGTTGCGACAGCTCTTGCCGCGGCAGTAGGTTCATTGTTTATGGGCTTTATTGCAAGATACCCAATTGCATTGGCACCAGGTATGGGATTAAACGCCTTTTTTGCATTCACAGTCGTGTTAGGGTATGGCGTGCCATGGCCAACAGCTTTAACAGGTGTTCTTTTTTCAGGACTTATTTTTATTGTATTGTCTTTAACAGGTTTACGCGAAACGATTATTAATGCGATTCCAGCACAACTTAAATATGCGGTTGGTGCAGGGATTGGTTTGTTTATTACATTTTTAGGGTTTCAAAATGCAAACATTATTGTAGGGGATCCGAATACACTTGTTGCACTTGGTGACTTAACTCAGGGAACAACTTTATTAGCTATTTTTGGACTTGTGATTACAGTAATTATGATGGTTCGAAAAATTAATGGTGCAATTTTCTATGGAATGATTGCAACGACGGTATTAGGAATGATTGTAGGGCTTATCGGGCTACCAGAAAAGGTTGTCTCTGGAATTCCGAGTGTTGCGCCAACATTTGGTGCTGCGTTTGAAGCAATATTCCAGGACCCATCTTCATTATTTACAGCTCAATTCTTAGTCATTGTTATTACCTTTCTATTTGTAGACTTCTTTGATACTGCAGGTACACTTGTAGCAGTTGCAAATCAAGCAGGCCTTATGAAAGATGATAAATTGCCACGTGCAGGAAAAGCATTGCTTTCAGATTCACTTGCTACTGTGACAGGCGCTGTTTTCGGAACATCGACAACGACTTCCTATATTGAATCATCTTCAGGTGTAGCCGCGGGAGCGCGCACTGGTTTCGCATCGGTAGTAACGGGCTGTCTCTTTTTACTTGCACTCTTTTTCTCGCCATTGTTAATGGTCGTGACAAGCGAAGTAACCGCTCCAGCATTAATTATTGTCGGTGTGCTAATGGTTTCTTCATTAGGAAATATTGAATGGAAAAGTTTTGAAATTGCAGTTCCGGCATTTTTCACGATTATTAGTATGCCGCTTAGCTATAGTATCGCGACGGGTATTGCCATTGGATTTATCTTCTATCCAATCACAATGATTCTAAGTGGAAGAAGAAATGAAGTTCATCCGATTATGTATGGATTATGGGTTATTTTTATTCTCTACTTTATATTCATTAAATAA
- the purQ gene encoding phosphoribosylformylglycinamidine synthase subunit PurQ: protein MKFAILVFPGSSCDVDMHRAVHDVLGEEASYVWHTDREAEDLSNFDAVLVPGGASYGDYLRPGALAKGSKAMESLRAFAASGKPVLGVGNGFQILTEAHLLPGALLQNKGLKFKSGTTMLSVQNADSLFTSEYETGEAITVPFAHQYGNYYVDEETLADMKANNQIAFTYADHQDQGSTDKIAGVLNKEGNVLGMMPLPERAVEEVLGHVDGLRLFKSILKRVE from the coding sequence ATGAAGTTTGCAATTTTAGTATTTCCAGGCTCGAGTTGCGATGTTGATATGCATCGCGCAGTTCATGATGTACTAGGTGAAGAGGCTTCATATGTGTGGCATACAGATAGAGAGGCAGAGGATTTATCAAACTTTGATGCAGTGCTTGTACCTGGAGGCGCGTCATACGGTGATTACTTACGTCCTGGGGCACTGGCAAAAGGTTCTAAGGCAATGGAAAGTTTACGTGCATTCGCTGCATCCGGAAAGCCAGTACTAGGTGTCGGGAACGGCTTTCAAATTTTAACGGAAGCTCATTTGTTACCAGGTGCTTTATTGCAAAATAAAGGATTGAAATTTAAATCTGGAACGACAATGTTAAGCGTACAAAATGCGGATTCCTTATTCACATCTGAGTATGAAACAGGGGAAGCAATTACGGTTCCATTTGCACATCAGTATGGGAATTATTATGTAGATGAAGAAACACTTGCGGATATGAAAGCAAACAACCAAATTGCTTTTACTTATGCAGATCATCAAGATCAAGGAAGCACGGATAAAATCGCAGGCGTATTAAATAAAGAAGGAAATGTGCTGGGCATGATGCCACTTCCTGAACGGGCAGTAGAAGAAGTACTAGGCCATGTGGATGGATTACGATTATTTAAATCTATTTTGAAAAGGGTGGAATGA
- a CDS encoding DUF4129 domain-containing transglutaminase family protein: MKEIQMNKWLLAFLYFLVFILLREWLLPVIALTDTSYLSLFLFFIGIAFILALMKAKWWLSIPIKAVYIFWAVQYMYVGTITIPIKAIPLVFGDIVSNVPLIFNGEWGKLSNTLRTILFFLLLWMITYLVSYWLEVKRSILLFYFSTVVFIAAVDTFSTYSAESSIFMIMVVGLLLLGILSISKISARYKAFISFRQITQVSIPLVFVLILSGVLMTFSPKLAPIWADPVPFIKSMAEGGGDGNATVSKSGYDPNDAQLGGPFLPDDSLVFEAAVANKQYWKVETKDTYTSKGWEQSNVETSSNKYFPGAKMTDGMTQQQIEESTPKYAGMTMVEKFPFIVYPYGMTTVHTEQAVTIIHHGAAGKYLTDIEGESRSLDLYDVEFVEQAYSLKQLRDTKMSELPSMNEFSAYLQLPDELPDRVRELATSITESSESVYDKAKAVERYFGRNGFVYDQKNVAVPNEEEDYVDQFLFDTKRGYCDNFSSSMVVLLRTLDIPARWVKGFAPGDPSQNDEGERVYRVSNNEAHSWVEAYMPGIGWVPFEPTIGFSGVADIDYDIELNLDDPEVREMPEQKREELEREIKEKEAKEKRTTTDRTLPIAMNEWVKDNIRWMMFGTAILFIIGWWLYVSRRRWMPKIIIPLYRAKDGNWHSFSKQYRSLLKQLDRFGLKRAHGETLAAYAEKVDRYFGGNRMQKLTTVYEKRIYGEIKESQDWQRLQEMWEDLVLKTSD, translated from the coding sequence ATGAAAGAGATTCAGATGAATAAATGGCTGCTCGCTTTTCTTTATTTTTTGGTTTTTATTTTATTAAGAGAATGGTTGTTGCCGGTGATAGCACTCACTGACACTAGCTACTTGTCACTTTTTTTATTTTTCATAGGCATCGCCTTTATCTTAGCGCTTATGAAGGCGAAATGGTGGCTATCCATTCCGATTAAAGCGGTGTATATTTTTTGGGCTGTTCAATATATGTATGTAGGCACAATTACAATACCGATTAAGGCGATTCCACTCGTTTTTGGGGATATTGTTTCAAATGTGCCGCTTATCTTCAATGGAGAATGGGGTAAACTATCCAACACATTAAGAACAATCTTGTTTTTCCTTTTGCTTTGGATGATCACGTATTTGGTTAGCTATTGGCTTGAAGTGAAAAGAAGTATCTTACTATTTTACTTTAGTACGGTCGTTTTTATTGCGGCGGTAGATACATTTAGCACGTATTCCGCGGAGAGTTCTATTTTTATGATTATGGTTGTAGGTTTATTGTTACTAGGGATTCTTTCAATTTCCAAAATATCTGCTAGATACAAAGCGTTTATTTCCTTTCGGCAAATTACACAAGTTTCAATTCCACTCGTATTTGTGCTGATTTTGAGTGGTGTATTAATGACCTTTTCTCCGAAGTTGGCACCGATATGGGCAGATCCTGTTCCCTTTATCAAATCCATGGCTGAAGGTGGGGGCGACGGAAATGCGACCGTGTCTAAAAGTGGATATGACCCGAATGATGCGCAACTCGGCGGCCCTTTTTTGCCAGATGATTCTCTTGTATTTGAAGCGGCTGTCGCGAATAAACAATATTGGAAAGTAGAAACAAAAGACACGTATACATCAAAAGGATGGGAACAATCTAACGTTGAAACATCTTCTAATAAATATTTCCCAGGCGCTAAGATGACAGATGGAATGACTCAGCAACAGATAGAGGAATCCACCCCGAAATATGCAGGGATGACGATGGTTGAGAAGTTTCCATTTATTGTTTATCCATATGGCATGACGACTGTCCATACAGAGCAAGCAGTGACAATTATTCACCATGGAGCAGCAGGTAAATACCTAACTGATATTGAAGGAGAGAGCCGTTCACTCGATTTATATGACGTTGAGTTTGTAGAACAGGCTTATAGTTTGAAGCAATTGCGTGACACAAAAATGAGTGAATTACCAAGCATGAATGAGTTTTCGGCGTATTTGCAACTTCCGGATGAATTGCCTGACCGAGTACGGGAACTTGCGACATCGATTACAGAATCGAGTGAAAGCGTTTATGATAAAGCGAAAGCGGTCGAACGTTATTTTGGAAGAAATGGCTTCGTTTACGACCAGAAGAACGTCGCGGTGCCGAATGAAGAGGAGGATTACGTAGACCAATTTTTATTTGATACAAAAAGAGGGTATTGTGATAATTTTTCATCGTCTATGGTTGTCCTGCTCAGAACTTTGGATATTCCCGCTAGATGGGTAAAGGGATTTGCGCCGGGTGACCCTTCTCAAAATGATGAAGGTGAACGTGTTTATCGGGTTTCCAATAATGAGGCACATTCATGGGTTGAAGCGTATATGCCGGGTATTGGGTGGGTCCCTTTTGAGCCAACGATTGGTTTTAGCGGTGTGGCGGATATCGATTATGACATCGAGCTGAACTTAGATGATCCTGAAGTTCGTGAAATGCCTGAACAAAAACGCGAAGAACTTGAACGTGAAATCAAAGAGAAAGAAGCAAAGGAAAAGCGTACTACAACTGACCGTACTCTCCCAATCGCAATGAATGAATGGGTCAAAGACAATATTCGGTGGATGATGTTCGGCACAGCCATTCTATTCATAATTGGATGGTGGTTATATGTCAGTAGAAGACGTTGGATGCCAAAAATCATCATTCCACTCTATCGAGCTAAAGACGGGAACTGGCATTCATTTTCCAAGCAATATCGCAGTTTATTAAAGCAACTCGATCGGTTTGGATTAAAACGGGCACATGGCGAGACGTTGGCGGCATATGCTGAAAAAGTCGATCGGTACTTTGGTGGCAATCGAATGCAAAAATTGACAACTGTATACGAAAAAAGAATTTATGGAGAAATAAAGGAAAGTCAAGATTGGCAACGTTTACAGGAAATGTGGGAAGATTTAGTCTTAAAGACTTCTGATTGA
- a CDS encoding NETI motif-containing protein: MNRKKTMWFEVKEGEKVEDCLKRMATAGYTVAGKREEPLFQEVDGEVIPIRQIIKFKGILTES, encoded by the coding sequence ATGAACCGAAAGAAAACAATGTGGTTTGAAGTTAAAGAAGGCGAAAAAGTGGAAGATTGTCTGAAACGAATGGCTACGGCAGGATACACGGTTGCCGGAAAAAGAGAAGAACCTTTATTTCAAGAAGTAGACGGTGAAGTAATCCCGATTCGTCAAATCATTAAGTTTAAAGGAATACTTACAGAGTCTTAA
- a CDS encoding DUF2179 domain-containing protein, whose amino-acid sequence MVLIIFIINIIYVTFFTVRMILTLKGYRYIAAGVSVIEIIVYVLGLGLVLDNLNEIQNLIAYAVGYGCGVIIGTKIEEKMALGYITVNVITADVDRRLPRILRDEGYGVTDWSANGLEGNRSAIQILTPRRYELKLYAKIKEVDPKAFIISYEPKAIHGGFWVKSVRRGNLFR is encoded by the coding sequence ATGGTGCTCATTATTTTTATCATTAATATTATATACGTTACCTTTTTTACTGTTCGTATGATTCTAACGTTAAAAGGGTACCGATATATTGCTGCTGGTGTGAGTGTAATCGAAATTATTGTTTATGTTTTAGGTCTTGGTTTAGTGTTAGATAACTTGAACGAGATTCAAAACTTAATTGCTTATGCAGTCGGTTACGGTTGTGGGGTTATTATTGGTACTAAAATTGAAGAGAAGATGGCATTGGGATACATAACGGTGAATGTGATTACGGCGGATGTGGATAGAAGGCTTCCTCGTATTTTAAGAGATGAAGGTTACGGTGTTACGGATTGGTCAGCAAATGGCCTTGAGGGAAACCGCTCGGCAATTCAAATATTAACACCTAGAAGATATGAACTGAAACTTTACGCAAAGATCAAAGAGGTAGATCCGAAAGCTTTTATTATTTCATATGAACCGAAAGCAATTCATGGTGGTTTTTGGGTTAAATCTGTAAGGAGAGGAAATCTATTTAGATGA
- the purK gene encoding 5-(carboxyamino)imidazole ribonucleotide synthase, which translates to MTTILPGQTIGIIGGGQLGRMMGLAAKEAGFRIAVLDPTEESPCGQIADIKIVAGYDDEDALQELAQVSDVITYEFENIDYEGLKKLAETAHVPQGAELVRITQNRMNEKAEINASGAPVANYVTAHTFEELEENIGQVGFPCIVKTSFGGYDGKGQVKLDSLAQLEEARALFEHSTCIAEAFVPFVKEISVIVQRNAKGQSYCLPVAENIHKDHILHESIVPARIAEAIIKKAEEAAEKIANHLELVGTLAVEMFVLEDGSILINELAPRPHNSGHYSIEACNISQFHQHIRAICGWPLRKPRLWASSIMVNVLGEHVEPLQEKMVHYPDWSVHLYGKAEAKEKRKMGHVTIMTDDVEATLKEIETSNVWFNK; encoded by the coding sequence ATGACAACAATTTTACCGGGACAAACGATTGGCATTATTGGCGGTGGTCAACTTGGACGCATGATGGGACTTGCGGCGAAAGAAGCAGGTTTTCGAATTGCAGTACTTGACCCGACAGAAGAATCGCCTTGTGGACAAATTGCGGATATTAAAATTGTAGCAGGCTATGATGATGAGGATGCCTTACAAGAACTGGCACAAGTGAGTGATGTCATTACGTATGAATTTGAGAATATTGATTATGAAGGATTAAAGAAGTTAGCTGAAACCGCACATGTGCCACAAGGAGCAGAACTCGTTCGTATTACACAAAATCGGATGAATGAAAAAGCCGAGATTAACGCATCTGGAGCTCCTGTAGCAAATTATGTGACGGCTCATACCTTTGAGGAGTTAGAAGAGAACATTGGACAAGTTGGTTTCCCATGTATCGTGAAGACTAGCTTTGGCGGATATGACGGGAAAGGCCAAGTGAAATTAGATTCCTTAGCGCAACTTGAAGAAGCACGTGCCTTGTTTGAACATTCTACATGTATTGCGGAGGCGTTTGTTCCTTTTGTGAAGGAGATTTCTGTCATTGTTCAGCGTAATGCAAAAGGGCAATCGTACTGCTTACCGGTTGCTGAAAATATTCATAAAGACCATATTTTACATGAGTCCATCGTTCCAGCACGTATTGCTGAAGCGATTATAAAGAAAGCTGAAGAGGCTGCGGAGAAAATTGCCAATCACCTTGAGCTTGTTGGTACGTTAGCTGTAGAAATGTTTGTTTTGGAGGACGGTAGTATTCTAATCAACGAACTTGCACCGCGTCCTCATAATTCAGGCCATTATTCAATCGAGGCGTGTAATATTTCGCAATTCCATCAACATATTCGTGCAATTTGCGGATGGCCGCTTCGTAAGCCAAGATTATGGGCATCCTCTATTATGGTGAATGTACTTGGTGAACATGTAGAACCGTTACAAGAGAAGATGGTTCATTATCCAGATTGGTCTGTTCACTTGTATGGGAAAGCGGAAGCGAAAGAAAAGCGAAAAATGGGGCATGTCACGATTATGACGGATGACGTCGAGGCTACTTTAAAAGAAATTGAAACATCAAATGTCTGGTTTAATAAATAA
- the purS gene encoding phosphoribosylformylglycinamidine synthase subunit PurS has product MKKVNVYVTLRESVVDPQGTAAEQALHNMGYEEVKSVRVGKLIELAIDGAESEIEARVDEMCKELLVNRVIEDYRFEIEEA; this is encoded by the coding sequence ATGAAAAAAGTTAACGTATATGTCACTTTACGCGAAAGTGTTGTAGATCCACAAGGGACTGCTGCTGAGCAAGCACTACACAATATGGGATATGAAGAAGTGAAAAGCGTGCGTGTTGGGAAGTTGATTGAACTAGCAATTGATGGAGCAGAATCCGAAATCGAAGCACGTGTTGACGAGATGTGTAAAGAACTTCTTGTGAATCGAGTCATCGAAGACTACCGATTTGAAATTGAGGAGGCCTGA